The genomic window GTTTCGGGCGACGGCGCAGAGGCGCCCTTCCGACCACGGGTCGCCGACGGTGACGTGATGGCCGCGGCGGCGTAGGTCGTCGATGATCGACTCGTCCATCCGGGATTCCACGATGACGGCGCCGGGGTCCATATCGCGTGGATAGAAGGAGCTCGGGAACGAGGTGGTGTGCCAGTTCGGTGCGTCGATCGCGGCTTGCAGGTCGAGGCCGCCGTAGGCGACCGACAGGAAGAAGTGCAGCTGCCACTGGTCCTGCTGGTCGCCGCCCGGGGTGCCGAAGGCCAGCACGGGCACGCCGTCACGCATCGCCAGTGCGGGGGTCAAGGTGGTGCGTGGACGGTGGCCCGGTACAAGGGAATTCGGCAGACCATCGTCCAGCCAGGCCATCTGCAGACGGGTGCCGAGTGGGAACCCCAGCTCGGGGATCACCGGATTGGATTGCAGCCAACCACCGCTCGGTGTCGCCGAGATCATGTTGCCCCACTGGTCGACGATGTCGAAATGGCAAGTGTCGCCGCGCGTTTCCCCGGAACTGGCGAGGGCGGGTTCACCGGCACCCGCCGCGCCGGGTACCGCGGCCGAGACGGCGATGCGCGAGCTGAGCAGTGGCGTGCGCCCATCCGGACTGCCTGGCCGCAGCTCGTAGGACGCCCTGGCGTCGACCAGTGCCCGGCGCTGCGTGTTGTACGCCGCCGAAAGCAGCTCGGGCACCGGCACATCGGGCACGTCGCCGTACCAGGCCTCGCGGTCGGCCATCGCGAGCTTGCAGCCCTCGATGAGCAGATGGACGTACTCGGCGCCACCGTAGCCGGGCAGGTCCTCGGGCAGCAGCGCGAGCTGTTGCAGAAAGACCGGCCCCTGACTCCACGGCCCCATCTTGCACAGCGTCCAGCCACGCCACTCGTAGGTCACCGGCGACTCGTAGGTGGCCGACCAAGCGGCGAGGTCCGCCGCCGTCAGCGTGCCGACGTGCCGCTCGCCGCTGGTGTCGAGGGTGGGTCGCGCCGACTGCGCCAGCATCGCCTCGGCGATGAATCCGCTGCGCCAAATTCGCCGGGCCGCTTCGATTTCGGCGACCCGGTCGCCACCGCCCGCAGCGACGGCCTCGTCGATCAACCGGCGCCACGTCCGGCCGAGTGCCGGGTTGCGAAACAGCTCGCCGGGTGTCGGCGGCGTGCCGTCGCGCAGGTAGACCTCCGCCGAAGAGGTCCATTCGGTGCTGAAGAGTTCACGGACCTCCTCGACCTGCCGACCGAGTCGCGGCACGGGTGGATGTCCGTCCTCCGCGTACCCGATGGCGTAGCCGAGCAAGTCGGCGAGCGAGCGGGTGCCGTAGTCGCGCAACAACACCATCCAGGCATCGAACGCGCCGGGTACCGCAGCCGCCAACGGCCCGGTGCCGGGGATGAAGTCCAGGCCGAGCCCGCGATAGTGCGCGGCACTCGCGCCCGCGGGGGCCGGTCCCTGCCCGCACAACACCCGCACCTCCCCGCCCGCGGGAGCGAGGATCATCGGCGCCTCGCCGCCAGGCCCGTTCAGATGCGGCTCCACCACGTGCAACACGACCCCCGCGGCGACCGCGGCGTCATACGCGTTGCCGCCACCCTCGAGCACGGCCATCGCGGACTGGGACGCCAGCCAATGGGTGGACGACACCATTCCGAAAGTGCCCCGCAAGGTCGGCCTGGTGGTGAACATATCGACGCCTCCGGTCCCGCTGCCGCTCCGCGCTCGGACTCGCGGATACCCCTGGAAACGTACAGACCGGTGATCAAGTCCACCGCACCGATCCGCGCATCGGGGCGGCGCGTCCCCTCGGCTAATCGACGGTTACCCGCAATAGTTGACGGCGATGGTTACCGACACAGACAAGACATCGACCGGACCCGATTACCGTCTCATCGGCATCGGCATCACCGCGGTGGTCGCCGGCGTCGGCTGGGCCGCCGTGGGGAAGGACAGTTTCGGCTCGGCGTCGAAGACCGCATTGGACTGGGTACTCGGCAACTTCGACTGGCTGTTCGTGGTCTCCGCCGACGTTTTCCTGGTGCTGTGCGTGGTGATCGCGGTCAGCCGTTTCGGGCGGATCAGGCTCGGAAACGACGACGCCGGACCGGAATTCAGCAACCTCGCCTGGATCGCGATGATGTTCAGCGCGGGGATGGGCATCGGTTTGATGTTCTACGGCGTCGGTGAACCGCTGCAGCATTTCGTCACGCCGCCGCCGTCCACCGGGATCGAGTCGCAGACCACCGGCGCCGCCAGTGCCGCACTGCAGTATTCGCTGTTCCACTGGACCCTGACGCCGTGGGCGATCTACGGCATCGTCGGACTCGCCTTGGCGTACGCGGGTTTTCGGAAGGGACGCGGCAACCGGCTGTCGGCCGCCTTCGTGCCGCTGCTCGGCGAGCGCCGCGCCGCGGGCTGGGCGGGCCAAGCCATCGATCTGCTCGCGGTGTTCGCCACCGTCTTCGGCACCGCGACCAGTCTCGGCCTCGGCGCGCTCCAGGTCGCCAAGGGTTTGCACCTCACCGCCGGTGCGCCGGACACGGTGACCGTGCAGCTGATCATTATCGGGGCGCTCAGCGCCGCCTTCGTGCTGTCGGCCTTCTCGGGACTGCACAAGGGCGTCAAGTGGCTGTCCACCATCAACATCCTGTTGGCCGGATTGCTCATGCTGTTCGTCTTCGTGCTCGGGCCGACCGTTTACATTCTCGACAGCGTCCCGGCCAGCATCGGCAACTATCTGACCAACCTGCTGCCGATGGCCACCCGGACGGGCGCCTACGCCGACTCGGCGTGGCTGGGCTCGTGGACGATCTTCTACTGGGCGTGGTGGTTGTCCTGGGCGCCGTTCGTCGGCACCTTCATCGCGCGCATTTCGCGCGGCCGCACCATCCGTGAATTCTTGATCGGCGTGCTGCTGGTGCCCAGCGGCGTGACCGTCGTCTGGTTCTGCATCATGGGCGGCAGCGCCATCCGGTTGAGCACGACGGGCGTCGCGGACCTCACCGCGAACGCGGCCGACGCCGAAGCCTCGTTGTTCGACATGCTGGACGCGCTGCCCGCGGGCACGATCACCTCGTGGGTGTCGATGATCCTGGTGATGACCTACTTCGTCACCAGCGCCGACTCCGCGTCCCTGGTGATGGGCTCGCTGACCAGCCGCGGCGCTTTGCATCCGCCGTCCTGGCTGGTCGTCACCTGGGGCATCCTGATGGCGTCGGTGGCCGCGGTGCTGCTCGTCGCGGGTGGCCTCAACTCGCTGCAGACCGCCACCATTCTCGTTTCCCTGCCCTTCGTCCTGGTGATGCTGGCCCTGTGCTGGTCCCTGCTGAAGGAACTGCGTGAGGATCCCGGCGCGGGCGCCGTCAGCCGCCACCCCCTCTACGGTCTCCGGGACGCGGTGCGCGCGATGGTCGGCGAGGCGATCAGCGAACGCGAATCGCCGCGCCGCCGCACTCCCGACAAGCGGCCGGTGCCACTCGAACCGTGATCGCCTGCCTCACTTCTGGGGTGGGCGATTGCGGATGTCGCGGACATAGGTGACGGCCTGTTTGCCTTCACCGGGGCTGCGCGTATCCAGGTCGAAAAGTGTGGTGGCGGCGAACAGTTCACCGAGTTTGCTGTAGCCGTAGGTGCGCGGATCGAAGTCGGGACGCTGCTTGTTGATGATCGACCCCACGCTGGACAGGGTGGCCCAGCCCGAGTCGTCGGAGGCGGCGTCGACGGCGTTGCGCAGCAGGTTCATCAGTTTGGCGTCGCCCTTGAGCTGGTTCGCCGCCGTCCGCCGGGTCG from Nocardia iowensis includes these protein-coding regions:
- a CDS encoding BCCT family transporter; translated protein: MVTDTDKTSTGPDYRLIGIGITAVVAGVGWAAVGKDSFGSASKTALDWVLGNFDWLFVVSADVFLVLCVVIAVSRFGRIRLGNDDAGPEFSNLAWIAMMFSAGMGIGLMFYGVGEPLQHFVTPPPSTGIESQTTGAASAALQYSLFHWTLTPWAIYGIVGLALAYAGFRKGRGNRLSAAFVPLLGERRAAGWAGQAIDLLAVFATVFGTATSLGLGALQVAKGLHLTAGAPDTVTVQLIIIGALSAAFVLSAFSGLHKGVKWLSTINILLAGLLMLFVFVLGPTVYILDSVPASIGNYLTNLLPMATRTGAYADSAWLGSWTIFYWAWWLSWAPFVGTFIARISRGRTIREFLIGVLLVPSGVTVVWFCIMGGSAIRLSTTGVADLTANAADAEASLFDMLDALPAGTITSWVSMILVMTYFVTSADSASLVMGSLTSRGALHPPSWLVVTWGILMASVAAVLLVAGGLNSLQTATILVSLPFVLVMLALCWSLLKELREDPGAGAVSRHPLYGLRDAVRAMVGEAISERESPRRRTPDKRPVPLEP
- a CDS encoding gamma-glutamyltransferase family protein is translated as MFTTRPTLRGTFGMVSSTHWLASQSAMAVLEGGGNAYDAAVAAGVVLHVVEPHLNGPGGEAPMILAPAGGEVRVLCGQGPAPAGASAAHYRGLGLDFIPGTGPLAAAVPGAFDAWMVLLRDYGTRSLADLLGYAIGYAEDGHPPVPRLGRQVEEVRELFSTEWTSSAEVYLRDGTPPTPGELFRNPALGRTWRRLIDEAVAAGGGDRVAEIEAARRIWRSGFIAEAMLAQSARPTLDTSGERHVGTLTAADLAAWSATYESPVTYEWRGWTLCKMGPWSQGPVFLQQLALLPEDLPGYGGAEYVHLLIEGCKLAMADREAWYGDVPDVPVPELLSAAYNTQRRALVDARASYELRPGSPDGRTPLLSSRIAVSAAVPGAAGAGEPALASSGETRGDTCHFDIVDQWGNMISATPSGGWLQSNPVIPELGFPLGTRLQMAWLDDGLPNSLVPGHRPRTTLTPALAMRDGVPVLAFGTPGGDQQDQWQLHFFLSVAYGGLDLQAAIDAPNWHTTSFPSSFYPRDMDPGAVIVESRMDESIIDDLRRRGHHVTVGDPWSEGRLCAVARNPDSGVLSAAANPRGMQGYAVGR